A single genomic interval of Corvus cornix cornix isolate S_Up_H32 chromosome 1, ASM73873v5, whole genome shotgun sequence harbors:
- the TFDP1 gene encoding transcription factor Dp-1 isoform X1, translated as MAKDAGLIETNGELKVFIDQNLSPGKGVVSLLAVHPSTVNTIGKQLLPKTFGQSNVNIAQQVVIGTPQRPSAQNTILVGSPHTPNTHFASQNQTGDSSPWSAGKRNKKGEKNGKGLRHFSMKVCEKVQRKGTTSYNEVADELVAEFTTTDNHISPNESQAYDQKNIRRRVYDALNVLMAMNIISKEKKEIKWIGLPTNSAQECQNLEVEKQRRIERIKQKQSQLQELILQQIAFKNLVQRNRQAEQQANRPPPSNSVIHLPFIIVNTSKKTVIDCSISNDKFEYLFNFDNTFEIHDDIEVLKRMGMACGLESGSCSAEDLKIARSLVPKALEPYVTEMAQGSISSVYVTSSSGSASNGTRFSASDFSNGGDGMLATSSNGSQYSGSRVETPVSYVGDDDDDDDDFNENDDDD; from the exons ATGGCAAAAGAT GCTGGACTAATTGAAACCAATGGAGAGCTTAAGGTGTTTATAGACCAAAACCTAAGTCCTGGAAAAG GGGTTGTTTCTCTATTGGCTGTTCATCCTTCTACAGTAAATACGATTGGAAAACAGCTCCTGCCAAAAACATTCGGACAGTCTAATGTCAACATTGCACAACAAGTG GTTATCGGTACACCTCAGAGACCTTCAGCGCAAAATACTATCCTGGTAGGAAGCCCACATACACCTAACACACATTTTGCATCACAGAACCAGACTGGAGATTCTTCGCCGTGGTCTGCTGG GAAGCGGAACAAAAAAGGCGAGAAGAATGGCAAGGGTTTACGTCATTTCTCTATGAAGGTTTGTGAGAAGGTACAAAGAAAAGGAACCACCTCATACAATGAGGTGGCAGACGAGTTGGTTGCAGAATTCACTACCACTGATAATCACATTTCACCAAATGAATCA CAGGCTTACGACCAGAAGAATATTAGACGACGTGTCTATGATGCCTTAAATGTCCTTATGGCCATGAACATTATCTCtaaggagaagaaggaaatcaAATGGATTGGTCTACCTACTAACTCGGCTCAGGAATGTCAGAACTTGGAG gtggagaaacagagaagaattgaaagaataaagcaaaaacaGTCTCAACTACAAGAACTCATTCTACAG CAAATTGCCTTTAAGAACCTTGTCCAGCGAAACCGTCAAGCAGAACAGCAGGCAAACCGACCTCCACCTTCCAATTCTGTCATCCACTTGCCATTTATTATTGTGAACACCAGCAAGAAGACAGTGATTGACTGCAGTATTTCCAATGACAA gttTGAATATCTATTTAATTTTGACAATACTTTTGAAATTCATGATGATATAGAAGTACTAAAACGAATGGGAATGGCTTGTGGGCTAGAATCTGGAAGCTGTTCAGCAGAGGACCTAAAAATTGCAAGGAGTTTGGTTCCTAAAGCTCTGGAACCATATGTGACAG aaatggCTCAGGGATCAATCAGCAGTGTATATGTCACATCTTCATCAGGTTCTGCATCAAACGGCACAAGATTTTCAGCCAG tgacttttcCAACGGTGGAGATGGGATGTTGGCTACAAGTTCCAATGGATCTCAGTACAGTGGCTCCAGAGTTGAAACACCAGTTTCTTATGTTGGGGATGACGATGATGATGACgatgattttaatgaaaatgatgATGACGACTGA
- the TFDP1 gene encoding transcription factor Dp-1 isoform X2, producing MAKDAGLIETNGELKVFIDQNLSPGKGVVSLLAVHPSTVNTIGKQLLPKTFGQSNVNIAQQVVIGTPQRPSAQNTILVGSPHTPNTHFASQNQTGDSSPWSAGKRNKKGEKNGKGLRHFSMKVCEKVQRKGTTSYNEVADELVAEFTTTDNHISPNESAYDQKNIRRRVYDALNVLMAMNIISKEKKEIKWIGLPTNSAQECQNLEVEKQRRIERIKQKQSQLQELILQQIAFKNLVQRNRQAEQQANRPPPSNSVIHLPFIIVNTSKKTVIDCSISNDKFEYLFNFDNTFEIHDDIEVLKRMGMACGLESGSCSAEDLKIARSLVPKALEPYVTEMAQGSISSVYVTSSSGSASNGTRFSASDFSNGGDGMLATSSNGSQYSGSRVETPVSYVGDDDDDDDDFNENDDDD from the exons ATGGCAAAAGAT GCTGGACTAATTGAAACCAATGGAGAGCTTAAGGTGTTTATAGACCAAAACCTAAGTCCTGGAAAAG GGGTTGTTTCTCTATTGGCTGTTCATCCTTCTACAGTAAATACGATTGGAAAACAGCTCCTGCCAAAAACATTCGGACAGTCTAATGTCAACATTGCACAACAAGTG GTTATCGGTACACCTCAGAGACCTTCAGCGCAAAATACTATCCTGGTAGGAAGCCCACATACACCTAACACACATTTTGCATCACAGAACCAGACTGGAGATTCTTCGCCGTGGTCTGCTGG GAAGCGGAACAAAAAAGGCGAGAAGAATGGCAAGGGTTTACGTCATTTCTCTATGAAGGTTTGTGAGAAGGTACAAAGAAAAGGAACCACCTCATACAATGAGGTGGCAGACGAGTTGGTTGCAGAATTCACTACCACTGATAATCACATTTCACCAAATGAATCA GCTTACGACCAGAAGAATATTAGACGACGTGTCTATGATGCCTTAAATGTCCTTATGGCCATGAACATTATCTCtaaggagaagaaggaaatcaAATGGATTGGTCTACCTACTAACTCGGCTCAGGAATGTCAGAACTTGGAG gtggagaaacagagaagaattgaaagaataaagcaaaaacaGTCTCAACTACAAGAACTCATTCTACAG CAAATTGCCTTTAAGAACCTTGTCCAGCGAAACCGTCAAGCAGAACAGCAGGCAAACCGACCTCCACCTTCCAATTCTGTCATCCACTTGCCATTTATTATTGTGAACACCAGCAAGAAGACAGTGATTGACTGCAGTATTTCCAATGACAA gttTGAATATCTATTTAATTTTGACAATACTTTTGAAATTCATGATGATATAGAAGTACTAAAACGAATGGGAATGGCTTGTGGGCTAGAATCTGGAAGCTGTTCAGCAGAGGACCTAAAAATTGCAAGGAGTTTGGTTCCTAAAGCTCTGGAACCATATGTGACAG aaatggCTCAGGGATCAATCAGCAGTGTATATGTCACATCTTCATCAGGTTCTGCATCAAACGGCACAAGATTTTCAGCCAG tgacttttcCAACGGTGGAGATGGGATGTTGGCTACAAGTTCCAATGGATCTCAGTACAGTGGCTCCAGAGTTGAAACACCAGTTTCTTATGTTGGGGATGACGATGATGATGACgatgattttaatgaaaatgatgATGACGACTGA